The DNA segment GGAATTCTGGGCGGCCAACCAGCACAATCAAAAATAAGCCATAAAAATGATAAAGAAAAAAGATCATGACCAAAAAAAAAGGGCAGAATAGGGAGTTAAAAACTAACATTACCAGCCAGATTTTTAGAACAAAAAAGGGCAATAATTCCTCGCAAGCCTTAGTATTAAAGGATTCTCTAGTTATTCGAGAAGCAAGGGTTATTTTAGATGAACAGGGTGTTTCTGATGGGAAAGACGTAGTGAAAAATAGAGAAAATCTTGCAGGTTTTCGGAATAAGAAAGTCGCTCTGCGAGATGAAAATTATATTCTTAAAAAAAAGCTTAAAAAGACTCAAAAAGAGTTAGCCCATGTTAAAATGGCATTACTAGAATCTGAAAGAGTGCATTTACAGGAAGCAAACCAACGTCTGCTTATTTCAGCCGTTAATGCTCAAAAAATGCAGGAAGCTGCGGAGCTTGCCACTCTGGAGATGGCTCATATGGCACAGCATGACTTTCTTACTGGCTTACCCAATCGGTCGATGCTAAAAGAACAGCTTTCTCAGGCTATAGGTCTAGCCCGTCGGCATGGTAAACAAATTGTTCTTATGTTTTTGGACCTAGATCATTTTAAACATATTAATGATTCCTTAGGACATTCAATAGGAGATGAGCTGCTTCAATTAGTAGGAAGGCGTTTGACAACTTGTGTTCGTTCAACAGATACTATATGCCGTTTCGGTGGAGATGAGTTTATAATTTTGCTTACCGAAATCAGCAGTCCGCAAGCTGCGGTTCAGGTCTCAAATAAAATACACACTGCTTTTACCGAGCCGTTTATTATTGATAAGAATGAACTGTATGTTAATTTAAGTATAGGGATCAGCATCTATCCAGATGACAGCGTTGATCCTGATGTTCTGATACAAAATGCAGATACAGCCATGTATAATGCCAAAGAAACCGGACGAAACCATTTCCAATTTTTTAAAGTTGAGATGAATGAGAAAGCGGTTCGTCGAATGTTTGTTGAAACCGGCCTTCGCCGTGCCCTGATCCAAAAAGAGTTTGTCTTGTATTACCAACCGAAAATA comes from the Desulforegulaceae bacterium genome and includes:
- a CDS encoding EAL domain-containing protein, coding for MTKKKGQNRELKTNITSQIFRTKKGNNSSQALVLKDSLVIREARVILDEQGVSDGKDVVKNRENLAGFRNKKVALRDENYILKKKLKKTQKELAHVKMALLESERVHLQEANQRLLISAVNAQKMQEAAELATLEMAHMAQHDFLTGLPNRSMLKEQLSQAIGLARRHGKQIVLMFLDLDHFKHINDSLGHSIGDELLQLVGRRLTTCVRSTDTICRFGGDEFIILLTEISSPQAAVQVSNKIHTAFTEPFIIDKNELYVNLSIGISIYPDDSVDPDVLIQNADTAMYNAKETGRNHFQFFKVEMNEKAVRRMFVETGLRRALIQKEFVLYYQPKINLVSGKITGSEALIRWVNPELGIVYPDEFIQIAEESHLILSIDRWVMLEACKQVKKWLDSGLSALPVAVNVSAVNFRNKHFLENIILILEKTGLPPDYLELELTESILMDNAESSVLTLKAVKDMGIKLAIDDFGVGFSSLSYIRQFPIDTLKIDRSFVDEINSNKDNAAIVSAVIGIGKNLNQRVIAEGVETPEQLSFLQAMDCDEGQGFHFNHPMLAEDFTLLLETERKGQILSNMTGCL